A window of the Citrus sinensis cultivar Valencia sweet orange chromosome 9, DVS_A1.0, whole genome shotgun sequence genome harbors these coding sequences:
- the LOC102615906 gene encoding uncharacterized protein LOC102615906 isoform X2: MGQALKTLASGSEEKKVKEIGPIVEQCYEVYIAGSRKALTSADFYQAVCQTIEEINKSLGSSQFRVPQTETLQEAYEKHHKGKGKSLTKDEFEKIIKELIVDTGLTVVTSATVFLLAKLNKI; encoded by the exons atGGGCCAAGCCTTGAAGACATTAGCTTCTG gaaGCGAGGAAAAGAAGGTCAAAGAGATTGGTCCAATAGTAGAACAATGTTATGAAGTTTACATTGCTGGTAGCAGAAAGGCTCTGACCTCAGCAGACTTCTACCAAGCTGTATGCCAAACTATCGA AGAAATCAACAAAAGTCTTGGCAGCTCACAGTTCCGTGTACCCCAGACTGAAACACTTCAGGAAGCTTATGAG aaGCACCACAAAGGGAAAGGAAAATCATTGACGAAGGACGaatttgaaaagataattaaagaaTTGATAGTTGATACAGGATTAACAG TTGTCACTTCGGCCACTGTCTTCCTTCTCGCCAAACTTAATAAGATATGA
- the LOC102615906 gene encoding uncharacterized protein LOC102615906 isoform X1 produces the protein MGQALKTLASGSEEKKVKEIGPIVEQCYEVYIAGSRKALTSADFYQAVCQTIEEINKSLGSSQFRVPQTETLQEAYEKHHKGKGKSLTKDEFEKIIKELIVDTGLTGFGAKDIIFYMFGVPITALFIKQRVAPKAVPNDIFIPVVTSATVFLLAKLNKI, from the exons atGGGCCAAGCCTTGAAGACATTAGCTTCTG gaaGCGAGGAAAAGAAGGTCAAAGAGATTGGTCCAATAGTAGAACAATGTTATGAAGTTTACATTGCTGGTAGCAGAAAGGCTCTGACCTCAGCAGACTTCTACCAAGCTGTATGCCAAACTATCGA AGAAATCAACAAAAGTCTTGGCAGCTCACAGTTCCGTGTACCCCAGACTGAAACACTTCAGGAAGCTTATGAG aaGCACCACAAAGGGAAAGGAAAATCATTGACGAAGGACGaatttgaaaagataattaaagaaTTGATAGTTGATACAGGATTAACAGGTTTTGGCGCAAAGgacataatattttacatgttTGGCGTACCAATAACAGCACTGTTTATAAAGCAAAGGGTAGCGCCAAAAGCAGTTCCTAACGATATCTTTATTCCAGTTGTCACTTCGGCCACTGTCTTCCTTCTCGCCAAACTTAATAAGATATGA